The Cynocephalus volans isolate mCynVol1 chromosome 1, mCynVol1.pri, whole genome shotgun sequence region TCTGGAGGTACCTTATTAGGTCGTGCTAAGCGGCCAGTTGTGGAGGTCGCATCAATACAGTCAGCCAGAAACCTTGCTGCAAGCCCATTTCTTCACTGAGCAAACTCTTAGGTCCAGCTCTCTTTTGACCCACACCTGTGCTGTATGTTGTCCTTTCCCCCCAGGATTACCCTTCCTGTTCACCTGGATTTCACTTGGATACAAAGATGTGTGTTGGGCAACAGCTGATTTGCCTCTAAGAGGTTTACAGCTCATGAGGCCTGGCTGAATACTAATGGGGAGGATAGAGGTGATGGCTGCTGAGTTGGAGCTGGAGGTGGGAATGGGAATGGGAACCACTTCTAAACCTGAATTGGTCTTTTGCTGACAGCTCCTCGGAGGTGAAATGCTCCCTGTGTGTTGTTGGAATCCAGGCCCTGGCAGAAATGGATCGGTGGCAGGAAGTCCTCTCCTGGGTCCTTCAGTATTATCAGGTCCCTGAAAAGCTGCCCCCCAAAGTCCTGGAGCTGTGGTAGGTCCTTGTTGCTGACTTGTTGGATCAGTGCAGGAACAGGAGAATTTTTGGGTTCTCCCTTGAATGAGGGTCTGAcaccttctcttttccctttccctgtcATTTCCCTCCAAGTCCAATCCTCCTCCcctctttttttcaaatttcaaaacataGCAATAAAGGATGAGGTTGGAGGAGTTTAGGAGTGGggtagaggaaaagaagaaaagaggggaCACAGAGAATAGGAGTGAAGTGGGGTGACAGAAGTGGCCAGAGCTGAGATCTACTTGCTACTTTCTAGGAATTCCTAATTCTTTAATTGTCAGCATTCCATGGGGAAGGGCTGGAGGAGAAGTGAACTGACTGTGGAGCACTGACTTCTTttctttgggattggattatttgGGGCTGTAGCATTCTTTTATACAGCAAAATGCAAGAGCCTGGAGCAATGCTGGATGTCGTCAGTGCCTGGTTCCAAGACCCAGACAATCAGGGTCTTCCAGAATATGGAGCCTTGGCAGAACTTCACCTGCAGCGGGTGCTGCTGCCCCTGGGTCGCTTGTCAGAGGCTGAGGAGCTAGTGGTGGGCTCTGCAGCCTTTGGTGAGGAGCAGCAGCTGGACATACTCCAGGTCATTCATACCACAAGGCAACAGCAGAAACAGGAGCACTCAGGCTCTGAGGAGGCCCAGAAACTGAACCAGGAAGGTAGGACATTTTCCGTCTGTGGCCTCTGTGAAGTGGAGTTATGGGCTTTCCCTGCATCTTGGGGTCTATCATGACATTCCTGGGAGCTTGGGAGCAATTCTTTATGTGAATTACTCCCGTAACATAGAGTAAAGCAAGCCCAGGCCCTGTGAAGTTGGCAGTGGAAGGAGGATCTCCATATGGGGAGGTGTTACTGAGCCTTGGAACCTTGACTCTCATCTCCTAAAAGTCACCTTCCCGTTGTGGTCTGATCAGTCATCTTCTCCTTGGGGTCCTCTCACCAGATCTCTTGCTTCCACCTTTCTGGCCTGGGCGAGATGTTACTCCTCCTTTAAATGCTAGCACAAATACGGACACAGCTGAGACATGCTTGTGGATAGCCAaaggaaaatgataaattaaCATGATAACTTGGTAACTTGActtgtgaaataaaaatcacttatatCCAGCTCGGGGCCCCACTGCCCAACCTTCTGTCTGCCTTCACTTACTAGAGCTTTTGAGTGTTTTCTTCAATGATGGATGTCCACCCCTGCCCATTAGAGTGCAGTTTTATAAACTGGTTTCTATAGGGAAACTGCTTCAAGACCCAATACTGTATGCCTAGTTGGCATCATACAAGTAGGATTGTTTTGTTAGGAGTTGACCTTGAAGATCCTTCTCCTGGTCCAGACACTTCCCCCAGTCCCTGAATACTTTCAGCTCCTTTTTCTTGAGTGGTAATCTAGTCTACGTGTGAATGTTTCTGAGGACAGAAAAATCATTATC contains the following coding sequences:
- the PEX26 gene encoding peroxisome assembly protein 26 isoform X1, with the protein product MKSDAGGPLRSSEPVRAAPAPAPAADLLEEAADLLVVHLDFPAALDTCERAWRSLAGDATSSEVKCSLCVVGIQALAEMDRWQEVLSWVLQYYQVPEKLPPKVLELCILLYSKMQEPGAMLDVVSAWFQDPDNQGLPEYGALAELHLQRVLLPLGRLSEAEELVVGSAAFGEEQQLDILQVIHTTRQQQKQEHSGSEEAQKLNQEDSFSHKFLSLLMLLHRLWESAVSHFFSLPFKKSLLATLILCLLVVRFDPASPPALPFLYKLAQLFHWIWKALSSRLYQLPIHD
- the PEX26 gene encoding peroxisome assembly protein 26 isoform X2 — protein: MKSDAGGPLRSSEPVRAAPAPAPAADLLEEAADLLVVHLDFPAALDTCERAWRSLAGDATSSEVKCSLCVVGIQALAEMDRWQEVLSWVLQYYQVPEKLPPKVLELCILLYSKMQEPGAMLDVVSAWFQDPDNQGLPEYGALAELHLQRVLLPLGRLSEAEELVVGSAAFGEEQQLDILQVIHTTRQQQKQEHSGSEEAQKLNQEVPVTADVASPALGICSEPLLFSALQKEPPGHLDPLSLGGEV